A single window of Periophthalmus magnuspinnatus isolate fPerMag1 chromosome 22, fPerMag1.2.pri, whole genome shotgun sequence DNA harbors:
- the ppp2r3c gene encoding serine/threonine-protein phosphatase 2A regulatory subunit B'' subunit gamma, whose amino-acid sequence MENEKRDHWSEVLKRRLQNSTKDERSEEEKKTEETELFTKYYTEWRGGGDKDTSYNNIPRFYYRLPAEDEILLQKLREESRAVFLQRKSRELLDNEELQNLWFLLDKHQVPPITGEEAMISYEAYLQVGEKAGPKCKKFFTARVYAKLLHNDPYGRISIMQFFNYVMRKVWLHQTRIGLSLYDVAGQGYLRESDLENYILELIPTLPQLDGLEKSFYSFYVCTAVRKFFFFLDPLRTGKIKIQDILACSFLDDLLELRDEELSKESQESNWFSAPSALRVYGQYLNLDKDHNGMLSKEELSRYGTATLTSVFLDRVFQECLTYDGEMDYKTYLDFVLALENRKEPAALQYIFKLLDMENQGYLNVFSLNYFFRAIQEQMKVHGQEPVPFQDVKDEIFDMVKPKDPYKITLQDLVNCCQGDTVVSILIDLNGFWTYENREVLVANDNNSSNTGDVDDT is encoded by the exons atggaaaatgaaaaaagagatCACTGGTCCGAGGTATTAAAAAGGAGGCTGCAAAATAGTACCAAAG ATGAAAGAAGcgaggaggaaaagaaaacagaagaaaCTGAGCTCTTCACAAAGTATTACACAGAGTGGAGGGGAGGAGGCGACAAAGACACATCCTACAATAACATCCCACGGTTTTACTACAGA CTTCCAGCAGAAGACGAGATACTGCTGCAAAAGTTGAGAGAGGAATCCAGGGCTGTGTTTCTGCAAAGGAAGAGTAGAGAACTGCTGGATAATGAGGAACTTCAG aatCTTTGGTTTCTTCTTGATAAGCACCAGGTTCCTCCAATAACAGGAGAGGAGGCCATGATCAGTTATGAAGCCTATCTACAAGTGGGCGAGAAAGCTGGGCCCAAGTGCAA AAAGTTTTTCACTGCCCGAGTTTATGCCAAGCTGCTTCACAATGACCCTTATGGGAGAATCTCTATCATGCAGTTCTTTAACTACGTCATGAGGAAAG tgtgGTTACATCAGACCAGGATAGGTCTAAGCCTATATGATGTAGCAGGGCAGGGATATCTCAGAGAGTCT GATCTGGAGAACTATATCTTGGAATTGATCCCCACTCTACCTCAGCTCGATGGATTGGAAAAATCATTTTATTCTTTCTATGTTTGCACTGCTGTCCgcaagttttttttcttccttgatCCTCTGCGAACAG GAAAGATAAAAATCCAGGACATCTTGGCATGTAGTTTTTTGGATGACTTGTTAGAG TTGAGAGATGAAGAACTGTCAAAAGAGAGTCAGGAGTCAAACTGGTTTTCAGCTCCATCTGCCCTAAGAGTTTACG GCCAGTATCTTAATTTGGATAAAGACCACAATGGCATGTTAAGCAAAGAAGAGCTTTCTCGTTATGGAACAGCCACTTTGACGTCAGTCTTCCTTGACCGGGTTTTTCAGGAGTGCCTCACATATGATGGAGAAATG GACTATAAGACATATTTAGACTTTGTTTTGGCCCTGGAAAACCGAAAAGAGCCAGCTgcattacaatacatttttaaacttttggaTATGGAGAACCAGGGATATCTCAATGTCTTCTCACTCAACTATTTTTTCAGG gCTATACAAGAGCAGATGAAAGTTCATGGTCAAGAACCTGTGCCTTTTCAAGATGTCAAG GATGAGATCTTTGACATGGTGAAGCCCAAAGATCCATATAAAATCACCTTGCAGGACTTGGTGAACTGCTGTCAGGGGGATACTGTTGTTAGTATCCTGATAGACCTAAATGGCTTTTGGACTTATGAAAACAGAGAAGTGCTGGTTGCCAATGACAATAATAGTAGCAACACGGGTGACGTCGATGACACCTGA
- the fam177a1 gene encoding protein FAM177A1 — translation MEQLSLYLSNVNISLGQTMENEKGVDGSTCLEMQDMSQKKVKIPRRTIYFASGETMEEYSTDEEEEVEPVQKDVLPVDTSKMTWGPYVWFQMWRMATSTVSVCDYMGEKLASLFGITTPKYQYAIDEYYRIKKEEEEEEEENRLAEEAERQFEQSKQQSDSTTMQQPESSFVNINFEIEHDSSPDSKDINDTDG, via the exons ATGGAACAATTGTCTCTGTATTTGTCTAATGTAAACATTTCTTTGGGTCAAACGATGGAAAATGAAAAG GGTGTGGATGGGTCAACTTGTTTGGAAATGCAAGACATGAGCCAAAAGAAGGTGAAGATTCCTCGTAGGACAATCTATTTTGCCAGTGGTGAAACCATGGAGGAATACAGCActgacgaggaggaggaagtagaACCTGTCCAGAAAGATGTCTTACCAGTAGACACA TCAAAAATGACTTGGGGTCCTTACGTCTGGTTTCAAATGTGGAGAATGGCAACTTCCACTGTCTCAg TATGTGATTACATGGGTGAGAAACTTGCCTCTCTGTTTGGCATCACTACCCCCAAATACCAATATGCAATTGATGAATACTACCGTATAAAGAAAGAG gaagaggaggaagaggaggagaatcGTCTTGCAGAGGAAGCAGAACGACAGTTTGAACAGAGCAAACAGCAGAGTGATTCTACCACCATGCAACAACCAGAGTCATCATTTGTAAACATTAACTTTGAGATTGAACATGATTCTTCCCCTGACAGTAAAGACATAAATGACACAGATGGTTAG